The window GTGGGAGTTTGCGGCCACCCTTAGCGACGGAAACGGCACGGGGATAGAGAGCGTTTCCCTGCGCCAGGGCAGTGGGAACCTCACGACGACCTCCCTGAGTGGTCCCATCGTTCAGGCCAACTACACAGCCTCCTGCTGCTCGCAGATCGTCGAGTTCGTAGCTGTAGATAAAGTTGGCAACGTGGGGAAGTGCCATCATTCCATTGTCAGGTCTGCTGGGCCTCCTGCTTTAACTCTGACGCTTCCATTGTGGTTGTGCCTGCTGGTCTCTGCCTGTGTCACCAGGTTGTGTAAGCCTTAGGTTAGGGTGCCCACTATCTTCTGTCTGTACTCTGCATCAGGTACCAAATAAACCACTTACCTCTCTAAACTGATTAAAATAAAGTTCCTACTGGTGATGGACATCCTGCTTGAATAGAATGTGAGCACTGATTAGGCAAGTGATGATGAATGTACGCTTAAGATCTGATATGTAATAATTAtgatacaaaaacaattgtatTGCATGGTTTTTAACATGTCTgtattgttgacaaaaatcttaTAATCTGAGCATGAAGCAAGCCAAATATCCCTAAACTTGTTCACCAGGACAAACAAGCATGTCAAGTAAATTCTCTTCAATGgacagtttttacatttttttacagtaacatttcatttgttcccaaatgttctttttgtaaTGGCAAACGTTGGCAACATTTGGTGGGTTTTGTTAACATTTTCCAGACAAATCCATAATATTCAAAGAGAATGGGCTGACAGGCTTTCTCTGGGTGGAATAAATGGAAACGATGATGTTCAAAAATAGAGACGGAAAAATTAGATACAGAAACTTCAATAGTGGAAGTGTTTCTGGTAAAAAATGTAGTATTTCTTTCACCAACATGTACTACAATGGCGGCAGAAATCTCTGTAACCTTAACTTTGTTAATAGTTATTGACAGAATGTTTTTTGTAACATATCTatatttccataatgttgtttgTAGACACTTAAAttaacaatctgagcctgtcagtggcaaaagcATCACTTTAACTGGAGTGCGCATTTGCCCTTTTACTGTAGGGTTACAGcgttctcgctcaatactgAGAAATTTCAAAGAATTTTGTTTACACAGATCATTTAAATCCTAGTCTATATCTTCTTTAAGCCctgtgtccaatctgagttttctgctgcacgactattttgcagcagctctgTGCGGTGCATAGCCCCGCCCATgcccattgtgattggtttaaagaaaagccattaaaccagagcactttttcctcccatccccgaatgctgtatggagtagccagaccttccttcagtgcgctttggaggagggtctggcaaagctagACTACttaaacacaaatgcatgggaAAACACAGCCCAGGATAAAAATGACCAATATTACCCTTTAACTGTTAGGCTTCATTTCCCACTGATCTAAAACATACCACAAGTATTTGGCAAGCCTTAGATATATAAGATACTTATTCATTctatactttttaaaatatgcatgtgaaaaggaaatgtttttacTAAAGTTGAGACCTTTTGCCAAAATCtatcaaaacattgttttctgACAAAAAGAACACAGATTAGAGATCAGGTTAACACTCATTTATTAACTTTTTGAACCTTTTTTCTTAAccaattacatacagtatacatcttCCTTTGATGGCAATGAAACCGGTGTAAATCCAGAATATGAACAACGAAATGAGGGTTAGAATTCTAAATGGGTGGGTCAAATTGTCTAACAGAGGTCTAAATGTTGTCAGCACTGAACCcagaaaatggaaaacaagCTTCAACCGtgtctttaagaaaaaaaacaaaaggatttaTCAAAGCAATGCCATTTAGCCCGTCTTCTGTAATGTTGACACATCCTCTTTAGGTGTgtttaaacaaaacatgaagGGGAAAATTAAGGTAACAGATTTggatttttgaaaatatatcaacttttaacaacaaaacattttacttaTCCCGAGCGGCGACTGCCCTGAAGTTACATTCGGGGATTAACTGAACTGCAACAATTGTGTTCCATTGTGAACAGTTGTGATGAAACCAATGGAGGAACATGTTGGCCAGTGAGAATGTGGGGTGGTTTTACATGATGTTTGGATGTCTAGATTTGGAATATTCATGTGCATGATAAAGGCTACTTGAGGTTAATGTTAATTTACTTTTGCATTTTTAATAACATTACAATATCTACACCAACTGGGGGCTGTGTACACAACACAACTTGTTCAAATAAACTGCATTTATCATTGTATCTTATTTGTTTCagaatcctttaaaaaaatacaccatgTTTCAATATTTGTTCACAGGTGAtctaaccaatcagaatcagaattaaAATACGCACAAAGCCAATTTTACATGCATGTAATCTTAGAAACCAACCGAGGTTGAAGACATTGTCAGAACACATCATGCATGCTCATCTTTTCACGATCCTGTGAAGAGCACATAGTGCTCTAAAGGAAATGCTTCTGAACGATAAAAaggtttaacattttgggaaatgcgcTTATTTGCAGAGAGTTACCACTCTCACAGCTGTGCATAACATGTGGAGCTGGAGCCTGAGACAGTTTATCTTGAAGTTTTTCAATTAACATGTCCTATGttatttgtttaatctgtacgcTGTTTACAATTCAAACGCTTTCGATGTGCTGCATTCACGTCGTACGCTTAGCTAATGCCCTCCtttccacacacccacacacacccacagttCTACAAACCCATTGCACTAAAAGAATAAAACTGAACTGATCCCTTTTGCACCAAGTTCTCTAACAACATTCAGATTTGTATCTGTCAATATAAAAAGTCATTAACATTTTCAGTGGAGCAGGGAGGATGTTGAATGTCCATCTCTCATtggattttatgtacatttttaacatgctttTTCACATGGCCTGACTGCGTGAAGTGCTTGGGGCAGTGTGGGCAGGCATGTGGTCTCTCCCCTGTGTGGATATATTTGTGTCTTTTCAGGTTATTAAAGTCTAAAAATCCTTTCCCACAGTACGGGCACCAGTGCCTCTTCTCTCCATTATGCCACCTTAAATGCACATTGAGTTCAACCTTCCTTGTGAATGTCCTTCCACAGAGGTCGCAATGGAATGGTTTCTCTCCGGTGTGTATCCGTATGTGGGCTTCCACGTCTCGTTTTGTGAGGAAACCCTTGTTGCAGACCTGGCAGATGAAAGGTTTAATCCTCGTGTGCACCATCTGGAGGTGTTTGGTGAGGCCAAAACTGTAGACAAAGCCCTTCCCGCACTTTTGACAGATATGAATCCTGCCGTTGCGGTGCACCCGACCATGCCGTTTAAGACATTTTGAGTCGGGGAAGTTCTTCCCGCAGAGCGTGCATGAGAACGGCCGATGACCTTTGTGGAGACTGACGTGGCTTTCCAGGGCGGCAATGCTGCTGAGGACACGTCCGCACTCCCCACACTGGTTCTTGAGCAGACGCCTACCAATGACTGATAAAGGCTGTAGCGGTGATACAAAAGGTGCTGCTCTGACAGGCATGGGGAAGCGAGGAACACTTGGGGGGGAAACTATGGGCTGATCCTTGGGTCctggctctctctcttttccttccGGAGGCGTAGTCGTGACAGATGTCATTAGAGGAGGAGTCCACACAGCTGTAACTTTAATTTTTCTCACGGTCTCGCAGGAAACACTGCTCTCTGCTAACTGGTTTGTTTTAGCTACGTTCTGCAATTGCGATTGCCtagcatttttcatttttgctatTGTTTTGGCTTTTGCTGCTTTAGCCAACTTCTTAGCATTTGCCACTCTTAAATTCATTTGAGGACCAGGACCATCTTGAATTAATCTGGGTTTCTTAGGAGGAGTGGAGTCCCCTGTTCTACCAGGACTGAAACCATCTGTCGCCGATTTAGGCCACCCAACACTTGGGGAACTGGTATCACTCGTCTTGTTTTTGGTACTGGCATCATCTACAGTCATGCTATAGCTAGGACTGGAAGAATTAGCTTCCCTTTTGTCCTGTTGACTGCTAGAACCATCTTTAGTGAGGGTACACTTCCTACGGCAGAAGAAATTTGTTCCCTTGGTAGGTAATTTAGGGGTAGTAGGAATTTCACACCTCATAGGGATCACAGAAGTAGTTTTAGGACTTTCCTCAACTGACCTAGACATCCTAGGACTCACTGAAGTGGGTTTGGTGTTTTTAGAGCTAGCATGTTCTTGAATTAAGCTTGACCTCCTAGGACTCACAGGAGTCACCACTGTCTTTTTTGAATTAGCACTTTCTATGGAGGAGCTGGACCTCCTAGGACTCACCGAAGTGGATTTAGTCTTTTTAGGGCTAGCACTTTTAGAGTTGGAACTTTCGTTAATTGAGCTAGATCTTTTAAGACTTACCGAAGAGGATTTTGCCTTCTCACAGCTAGCTTTATCTTTAATTGAGCCAGACCTCCGAGGGCTCACTGAAGTGGATTTTGTCTTCTCAGAGCTAGCTTTTTCTTTGAGTGAGCCAGACCTCCGAGGGCTCACTGAAGTGGATTTTGTCTTCTCAGAGCTAGCTTTTTCTTTGATTGAGCCAGACCTCCGAGGGCTCACCGAAGTGGATTTTGTCTTCTCAGAGCTAGCTTTATCTTTAATTGAGATAGACCTCCTAGGACTCACCAAAGTGGAATTTGTCTTTTTAGAGCTAGCTTTTTCCTTAATTGAGCTAGACCTTCTAGGACTCACTAAACTTGATTTTTGGTTTATAGGACTAGAACTTTTAGAGTTGGGACTTTTTACTGCGCTAGACTTTCTAGGACTCACGTAAGTGGATTTTGTCTTTTCAGAACTAGGACTTTCTTTGTTTGAGCTAGACCTCCTTGGACTCACTAAAGTGGATTTGGTCATTTTAGAGCTAGCACTTTCTTGAATTAAGCTAGATCTCCTAGGTCTCAACAAAGAGGACTTGGTGATTTTAGAGTTAGCACTTTTTTCAATTGAGCTAGACCTTCTAGAACGCAAAGAGGATTTTTCCGTTTTGGAGCCTGCACAATTTCTACCTGTACTAGACCTCCTGGGACTCACACGAGTGGGTTTTCTAGTAGCCTTAAACTTCCTAGAACTAACATAAATTGGTTCTCTACCAGTCCTCTTGGGTCCAACACCTGCTCTACATAGTCCAGATCTCCTGGGACAAATAGAAATGGAATCACCTGAGTTTTTTGGACTGTCTTTCTCCAATCTCAGTTTCTTGTCGTTTACAGTGGGGGTCTCCATTTCTCCGTTAGGTTCTGGATTTGTTGCTGTTCTTCTTGCTTGCAAGTGAAGTTTGAAATGACTTCGGAGTTTGGCGACAATGCCTTTtctttgaaacctttttttgtcactggAGCTGGTTGGATCAGAGGAggcctttaaacaaaaaaggaaagaaaaataaatgaatttagaaagaagaaaaaaacacattcagagCAATGCTAATTGTCTTTGCAAGAGTACCagttaaatgtgaaaaaatataaacatgtgGAATGGATGACCATTAATGCTCTATACAATTCATAATTCTTATTTAATTAACACATTTGTCACATTCCAGACTAAGTTTAGACAtaactgttttgtatttttttttaacttcacatAATTAGAAATAGTGTTGACCACTCAGTTTACTCTTACATTACCTGTTTTGGTTCTTGTGTAACAGGTGACACCCTCAGCTGGGCCAGGAACTGGGCTTGAGTCATTTGTAATTGAGGCTCAGGTTTTTTCTTGGTGGTGATGGAGGTAAGACGTATAACTGGAGATAATTGTTTCTCATCTATAGGTGGGTCAGTAGGTAACGCACAATCTTCAAATATTTCCTCATCAATATTAAAAGTAGGATCAGCTGCACCAGATCCAGCCCGAGTTGAGATGTTCCTCACCTTGGATGGTGTAGATGGCTGCACATATGTGCTGTTGGACTCTTCTAAAATGGTGGTGTTTGAGGATAATGATGCCATCTTTTGTACATCATTTGGCTTCTCTGACATCTCAGAGGTGTTTGCAGACAGAGGAACGGACGTTTCTTTTACAATGGGACAAATATCAATGGATAACACAAGTGCCTCTGCTGGCTGTGTTGATTTGCCCTCAGATGATGGTTTCTTTTGTGTGGTATCTCTTTCGAAAATGCTTTGAGTTTTAGAAGACCCATCCATAAGCAGTCTTGACAATACAACTGTCTGTTTGGGTGATAATGGAAATGGGAGCCTGGTTAATCTGACCACGGGAGTAAGTTTTTTCTCAAAAGCTGTGGGTTGCGCAGGAAACGGTGAGGTTGACTCTAGCTCTACTGACCTGTTTAAATTAGAACAGGTTTCTGTGCATTCATTTATGGTTTTAGAACCAGCGTCAACTGGTTTGGGAGATTCTAAGTTGAGTATTCCGTCCAGTTTTGTGCCCACTTTATCTGAAGCGTTTTGTGTGTCCATAGAAATGCTCAACTCCTGTGATAAAGGAGGTGACAACTGCGACAATGACACTGTAACAGGAGTAGATGATTTGGCTGAGTCCTGCTTGGCTGTCGGAACAGTGCTCTGTGACTGGCGTTTCTTTGACTCCACAGCTGACATCTGTCTCGGAATTACAATTGTTATTTTCGAGTGTGGTAGAGGTCCTGACTGTGGGTCTGTAGAGGTGGCGGTCGACTGTGAAGGGACAACAGCAAGCATTTTACTGGACATTGGGTGTGTTGTTTTCTGAGGATCAGAAGCTAGGGAAAGTGTTCCAGGAGGCAGACCTGCAGTTGGAGAGTGTGAAAGTGAAGTTCTTCTCCGGGCACCAACAATGGTTGACACAACAATAGGAAGTTGGTTTGGAAACAGTTTTGCTATTTTATGAGGCATTAATGAGGATACTGGTTTTGGCTTGGCAGTTATTTTACGAGGTACGGCCTTACCCGGTTTGCTGGCTGCTAGCGATGTTATCAGAGGGTGGGGAGGGTGCTGCTGATATGACTGCATGCATGtatgagcagcagcagctggtgaGGGCATTGAAGATGTAGTagtattggatggaatgatcaAATGCTTTTGTTTTAGTATGACAGCCTTGATGTGGGCCTGAACTTTATTGGTTAGAGTAGCATCTGCAGTACCAGGAGCAACACCAAGTTTTTGTATTGTCGATTGCGTCGTAGTGGACGCCTCTGTTACGGCCAAATTCCCTGCAGCTTCATGAGTTTCAACAGGACATGGCGGTGTTTGTGACACGGCTGGCACCTCATCCACTGTTGTTGTGGACACCTCAGTTATTGGCAGATTGCCTGCTACTTCATGAGTTTCATGAGAACATGGCGGTTTCTGTGGCTCAGCTGGCACCTCATCCACAGTTTTTAAGGTACTAATACTGGGGGCACACTGGGTTTGTGGTGGGGCTGCCATTATTTGTGAAGAGGAGAATGTATTTTCTACCGTTGACTGATTCATGGCTTCAACTAATAGCATTGCATCCTGAAGAGTTACAGAGCTGCAGCGTCCTCTGGGCTGAACAGTGGTTCGTGTTTCAGTTACTGATGAAACCTCAGTGGATCGTGCCTGAACTGCCTGTTCTTCAATTCCCATGGAGAGTTGCTGAGATTCTGATGGTTTTTCCTTTGCAGAGGAACATCTTCTACTTAAATAACTTCTTTTACTTGACGATTCTAGTAAAACAGGTGGAGAACAGAGTTCTTTCACTTGCTGATTCAGACGTCCAGCTGTCTTTGGTGGCCGCCCTCTTTTACGTCGTACTATCAACTCAGGCTGTGGACTTGACTCACCAACTGCCACACCAGTTTTTAATTCTTCAAATGCTTCTCCTTTTTTGAGTGGTGTAGGTTGTGCTAACTGTTTGTTGGTAGATTGCACGTCTGCATACCGTTGCAGAGAAACATCAGACTGTTTATTAACTGTTGTACTGTCTTTCGCTCTTTGACAAATTTGGGGGACCACTGATGGTTGCTCTTTTTCCAGGTGTTCAATCTCTTGTTGATGCTGAGCCACCTCCGATGGGAGTTTTTCCAATGGAACAGGTTCTTCATGTGTTTCTGATATCTTCTGACTGCCTTGAGACTCTTCTTCCATATTGTCTTTTATTGCAGCGAGTGAGATTACTAGTGAATGTTCTAACCCAGGCGATTGGTTCTGGGCTCCTTCGATATCCATTTCCAAAGAGGGTAGTTCGAGGGCCACTTGGTCCTCTTCATCTTTTAGACGTAAGGGTATTTCTCCAATTGAACAGACGTCCTTAATGTGAGGCCCTTCATTCTCAGCTCCACAAGCTGAGGCCCATGGTGAACCTAGGGAGAGCAGTGATAGAGCCATCACAGAGGAAACATgagaagacacaaaaaaaaaaagtacggTTCAGTAGTGAAACTTAACACGTTTTGTAAATGTTTACAAATGATCAAACTATAGTTGGAAAGATAAGTCAGTTTTATTCCTGACCTGCATTATCAATGGGCTCAACTTTCTCCTGGACCAGGACAGACTGCACAGGAGAATCATCATAAGTGTGCTGCAGAGGGACAACAAAGAAGTCTGgttttgagaaaacaaaaagataaaaaatgggGAACTAAACGTTATTGTTGCTAAGATACATACATACCTCTTGTTTAACACACACTTCTTGTTTAACAAGAATAAAGGGCCTTTGAGTATTCGGCTCCCCATAGTTATGGTCCTGCAAACTGTAGTACTCTATCTCCTCATGACGGCATTGTTGCTCTTGATTTTCCAATGATGAGTGCCTCAATGGTTGACATTGCTCCACCAGCACCGTGCGGACAGGAGCCAGGTCtgtacacatgaacacacaaaaaGCATAGTGATTTTTAAGATGAAGGTCCTGAATCTTTCCTGAAaactgtaaacattttttttaaatgcgacGTCCCTAAATGCTGTTTGGTCTAAGCCAAAGAAGCCTCATCCACCTTCACTGGTTTCCAATTAAGTCCTGTATCACATATAAAATTGtccttctcacctacaaatccCTTCTTGCCCTGGCCCCACAGTACCTCTCGGACCTCTTCCATCCATACACCCCACCCCGAAACCTGCGGTCCTCAGACGCTGGCCTGCTCTCCATTTCCCACACCAGACTCTGGACGTTCTGTTTCTGTTGAGCGCTGTAATGCCCAACAGTATTGTTTAAACGCACTAGTACAAAGCCCTTTGCCATGATAACATTGTATGGCGCCCCTTCTATTTTGGATCCCACGCTTAAAAAGgcacaataataatacattttttgtaaaaggcgtctttctctcttttgagtattcatacattaaaaacagcaacaacaacaaaatcaacgTAATATTTCggaattaaaatgtctaaaataaaaaataaaaagactatAGCCATGGTATATAATTTGTTGAGTTGTGTTCTTAAACTATCCCAAATGTTTACAACATTGTCAAACCCAAGAAGAAATCTGTAATGTATTCCTGGACTTCTCTAGTTACTCTTACTTCCGTCAAAACAGGGGAACCTAGGTAATACGTTAAAGAGTGATTACAAATCATTCAATGTCAGAGAAGGAATTTACTCCGTAAAAAAGGTAACAAAGCTCAGCACATTGATTCACTATCGATTGATCCAGCTCAACTACACTGTGCTACGTTGacaagtaacgttagctaatgctAGAGGGTAACGTAATAACAATATCATTCAACACGCTCATAAAGTAaattttagtatgattgttttgaccacggttaattGCAATGGGATATCCCATGATTACATTTGCTACGTAACATTAGATGTACAAATAGATGACTAATAACCAATTTCCCAGACCCATGTCTGAAAGCCACCATGGGTTTAGCAGATAACTGTGGTAATGCCCCCCCCAAGACctttcacattttcacatgCATGGCAAAAGAAACTTCTATATTTCAGcagatcattttttggggggtccATCAACTTATCAGCTCAAACACTTAAAGGGTCCTTGTTTAAAACGTCACGTTTTTAACATTCACTTGTAGCTGAATCCAGAGTTATTAAACTAGGCATGATGAATGCACATAACGGACGCAAGCAGACTGGCGGGACTGCGCTCGCCCATGTCGCCCTGCACTGGGCATGCTCAAATGACGGTCCTGTAGCTGTAATGGATATAGCTAATGGTTGTAATTCACCATGTGTTCTCTTAATACAGCTATGGTATTATCTTATGATACATCCAAGGGACGTATGTATGTACGCTGTAAAGCCTTTAATGTGGATTTAACGACATTAGCGTTTCCCAAACTCCCAGGGCTAATCAGCTAGTAGCCAACATCAGAAGTAGCTAGCATGGATGGATGTGTTAAGAGAACGGTAAGACAGCTAACAGCTATATGACTACATAACGTTACTACAGACATAGTAGGACtgtatgctgtaaagcctgtaacgTGGATGAGATATTAAGCCATGAATCTATTAAGAGAAGCTCTGTTTACGAAACCTTAGTAGCGAGCGCTAGCTTGTAGCATTACATgatgattacatctccttggttgtctagCTAATTAAATCAATCGTTTATTTATCTAGATAACCCTGTAAACGATcaggaacaacaacaacacaatgttTATCATTTCTTATACAATGAATCAGCGAGATCATGAGTTTGCCATGTATACTAACAAACTAGCTATACTTGTAAGAGACACAAGAGAGACGCTCATGAACAAGCAAGTTGCTacgacaacacaaacaaactgttgCTACTGGCATGCCCACCATGACATCATGGGCCAGTCAACGCAGAAGATCCTAGCTCCATGATTGCTTTATGAGCTTTTGAATACTCTCATTGAAATGTACAGGGCTTCCCGCCGAATGCTGTATCCAGTTCTCTGAATACGTCCATGCTAATAAAATGCTAATTTTGCTCGCTAGCACACCCTGGTTTGTCTGCCTCACTCCCTTTGCGCTAAGAAACTTCATTCGGGACAACAGCCCACGGGACATATAGTTAACCCTTGTGGTTTCTTTTCAAGGTTTCTTTCACTTTTGAGTTCCCGTCGCTTTTCTTCaaattcaataaatgcaacatcttttcaaaagaaaatgagaa of the Etheostoma spectabile isolate EspeVRDwgs_2016 chromosome 2, UIUC_Espe_1.0, whole genome shotgun sequence genome contains:
- the LOC116696873 gene encoding mucin-2 isoform X13; this translates as MSADDFQTKYSSVMEGMLKGAIAETTKLFETMVDELKAELSKIKKENEELKTKCSQFENVRNQLTVDTRESEPPPGPSDGSEKRDRAVQCDLAPVRTVLVEQCQPLRHSSLENQEQQCRHEEIEYYSLQDHNYGEPNTQRPFILVKQEVCVKQEHTYDDSPVQSVLVQEKVEPIDNAGSPWASACGAENEGPHIKDVCSIGEIPLRLKDEEDQVALELPSLEMDIEGAQNQSPGLEHSLVISLAAIKDNMEEESQGSQKISETHEEPVPLEKLPSEVAQHQQEIEHLEKEQPSVVPQICQRAKDSTTVNKQSDVSLQRYADVQSTNKQLAQPTPLKKGEAFEELKTGVAVGESSPQPELIVRRKRGRPPKTAGRLNQQVKELCSPPVLLESSSKRSYLSRRCSSAKEKPSESQQLSMGIEEQAVQARSTEVSSVTETRTTVQPRGRCSSVTLQDAMLLVEAMNQSTVENTFSSSQIMAAPPQTQCAPSISTLKTVDEVPAEPQKPPCSHETHEVAGNLPITEVSTTTVDEVPAVSQTPPCPVETHEAAGNLAVTEASTTTQSTIQKLGVAPGTADATLTNKVQAHIKAVILKQKHLIIPSNTTTSSMPSPAAAAHTCMQSYQQHPPHPLITSLAASKPGKAVPRKITAKPKPVSSLMPHKIAKLFPNQLPIVVSTIVGARRRTSLSHSPTAGLPPGTLSLASDPQKTTHPMSSKMLAVVPSQSTATSTDPQSGPLPHSKITIVIPRQMSAVESKKRQSQSTVPTAKQDSAKSSTPVTVSLSQLSPPLSQELSISMDTQNASDKVGTKLDGILNLESPKPVDAGSKTINECTETCSNLNRSVELESTSPFPAQPTAFEKKLTPVVRLTRLPFPLSPKQTVVLSRLLMDGSSKTQSIFERDTTQKKPSSEGKSTQPAEALVLSIDICPIVKETSVPLSANTSEMSEKPNDVQKMASLSSNTTILEESNSTYVQPSTPSKVRNISTRAGSGAADPTFNIDEEIFEDCALPTDPPIDEKQLSPVIRLTSITTKKKPEPQLQMTQAQFLAQLRVSPVTQEPKQASSDPTSSSDKKRFQRKGIVAKLRSHFKLHLQARRTATNPEPNGEMETPTVNDKKLRLEKDSPKNSGDSISICPRRSGLCRAGVGPKRTGREPIYVSSRKFKATRKPTRVSPRRSSTGRNCAGSKTEKSSLRSRRSSSIEKSANSKITKSSLLRPRRSSLIQESASSKMTKSTLVSPRRSSLIQEHASSKNTKPTSVSPRMSRSVEESPKTTSVIPMRCEIPTTPKLPTKGTNFFCRRKCTLTKDGSSSQQDKREANSSSPSYSMTVDDASTKNKTSDTSSPSVGWPKSATDGFSPGRTGDSTPPKKPRLIQDGPGPQMNLRVANAKKLAKAAKAKTIAKMKNARQSQLQNVAKTNQLAESSVSCETVRKIKVTAVWTPPLMTSVTTTPPEGKEREPGPKDQPIVSPPSVPRFPMPVRAAPFVSPLQPLSVIGRRLLKNQCGECGRVLSSIAALESHVSLHKGHRPFSCTLCGKNFPDSKCLKRHGRVHRNGRIHICQKCGKGFVYSFGLTKHLQMVHTRIKPFICQVCNKGFLTKRDVEAHIRIHTGEKPFHCDLCGRTFTRKVELNVHLRWHNGEKRHWCPYCGKGFLDFNNLKRHKYIHTGERPHACPHCPKHFTQSGHVKKHVKNVHKIQ
- the LOC116696873 gene encoding serine/arginine repetitive matrix protein 2 isoform X10, which encodes MSADDFQTKYSSVMEGMLKGAIAETTKLFETMVDELKAELSKIKKENEELKTKCSQFENVRNQLTVDTRESEPPPGPSDGSEKRDRAVQCDLAPVRTVLVEQCQPLRHSSLENQEQQCRHEEIEYYSLQDHNYGEPNTQRPFILVKQEVCVKQEHTYDDSPVQSVLVQEKVEPIDNAGSPWASACGAENEGPHIKDVCSIGEIPLRLKDEEDQVALELPSLEMDIEGAQNQSPGLEHSLVISLAAIKDNMEEESQGSQKISETHEEPVPLEKLPSEVAQHQQEIEHLEKEQPSVVPQICQRAKDSTTVNKQSDVSLQRYADVQSTNKQLAQPTPLKKGEAFEELKTGVAVGESSPQPELIVRRKRGRPPKTAGRLNQQVKELCSPPVLLESSSKRSYLSRRCSSAKEKPSESQQLSMGIEEQAVQARSTEVSSVTETRTTVQPRGRCSSVTLQDAMLLVEAMNQSTVENTFSSSQIMAAPPQTQCAPSISTLKTVDEVPAEPQKPPCSHETHEVAGNLPITEVSTTTVDEVPAVSQTPPCPVETHEAAGNLAVTEASTTTQSTIQKLGVAPGTADATLTNKVQAHIKAVILKQKHLIIPSNTTTSSMPSPAAAAHTCMQSYQQHPPHPLITSLAASKPGKAVPRKITAKPKPVSSLMPHKIAKLFPNQLPIVVSTIVGARRRTSLSHSPTAGLPPGTLSLASDPQKTTHPMSSKMLAVVPSQSTATSTDPQSGPLPHSKITIVIPRQMSAVESKKRQSQSTVPTAKQDSAKSSTPVTVSLSQLSPPLSQELSISMDTQNASDKVGTKLDGILNLESPKPVDAGSKTINECTETCSNLNRSVELESTSPFPAQPTAFEKKLTPVVRLTRLPFPLSPKQTVVLSRLLMDGSSKTQSIFERDTTQKKPSSEGKSTQPAEALVLSIDICPIVKETSVPLSANTSEMSEKPNDVQKMASLSSNTTILEESNSTYVQPSTPSKVRNISTRAGSGAADPTFNIDEEIFEDCALPTDPPIDEKQLSPVIRLTSITTKKKPEPQLQMTQAQFLAQLRVSPVTQEPKQASSDPTSSSDKKRFQRKGIVAKLRSHFKLHLQARRTATNPEPNGEMETPTVNDKKLRLEKDSPKNSGDSISICPRRSGLCRAGVGPKRTGREPIYVSSRKFKATRKPTRVSPRRSSTGRNCAGSKTEKSSLRSRRSSSIEKSANSKITKSSLLRPRRSSLIQESASSKMTKSTLVSPRRSSSNKESPSSEKTKSTYVSPRKSSSIKEKASSKKTNSTLVSPRRSSSINESSNSKSASPKKTKSTSVSPRRSSSSIESANSKKTVVTPVSPRRSSLIQEHASSKNTKPTSVSPRMSRSVEESPKTTSVIPMRCEIPTTPKLPTKGTNFFCRRKCTLTKDGSSSQQDKREANSSSPSYSMTVDDASTKNKTSDTSSPSVGWPKSATDGFSPGRTGDSTPPKKPRLIQDGPGPQMNLRVANAKKLAKAAKAKTIAKMKNARQSQLQNVAKTNQLAESSVSCETVRKIKVTAVWTPPLMTSVTTTPPEGKEREPGPKDQPIVSPPSVPRFPMPVRAAPFVSPLQPLSVIGRRLLKNQCGECGRVLSSIAALESHVSLHKGHRPFSCTLCGKNFPDSKCLKRHGRVHRNGRIHICQKCGKGFVYSFGLTKHLQMVHTRIKPFICQVCNKGFLTKRDVEAHIRIHTGEKPFHCDLCGRTFTRKVELNVHLRWHNGEKRHWCPYCGKGFLDFNNLKRHKYIHTGERPHACPHCPKHFTQSGHVKKHVKNVHKIQ